From Salvelinus namaycush isolate Seneca chromosome 2, SaNama_1.0, whole genome shotgun sequence, one genomic window encodes:
- the bglapl gene encoding bone gamma-carboxyglutamate (gla) protein, like, with the protein MKSLTLLTICAVLSVSLSMNDLAPDVVLDPAAEPAPAADSSASSSVSSSSSSASDSSASASDSSDSDSSSSSSESSSSASASAEVTAEDPAAATEPDVIMKRDLASVLLRRKRAAGPAAAAFTLTQVESLSEVCELNLACEHMAETAGIVAAYTAHYGPPPF; encoded by the exons ATGAAGTCTCTGACTCTCCTGACCATTTGTGCCGTTCTGTCGGTCTCCCTGTCCATGAACG ATCTGGCTCCTGATGTAGTTCTCGATCCTGCCGCTGAACCAGCACCAGCCGCAGACTCCTCCGCATCTTCAtcagtttcctcctcttcctcctcggcCTCCGACTCATCAGCCTCTGCCTCAGACTCCTCGGACTCGGactcttcctcatcctcttcaGAGTCTTCTTCTTCAGCGTCAGCTAGTGCTGAAG tTACGGCAGAGGACCCAGCTGCAGCTACAGAGCCAGACGTGATTATGAAGAGAGACCTGGCCTCAGTGCTGCTGAGGAGGAAGAGGGCGGCTGGACCTGCAGCTGCTGCCTTCACCCTCACCCAGGTGGAGAG TCTGAGTGAGGTGTGCGAGCTCAACCTGGCCTGTGAGCACATGGCGGAGACAGCAGGCATCGTTGCAGCATACACCGCACACTATGGACCACCTCCCTTCTAA